A genomic window from Longimicrobiaceae bacterium includes:
- a CDS encoding AMP-binding protein — translation MMPSTAEDARFRSLAEVIRAHAADPERLALVFPVAGAEERITYADLWERAGRFAAALAARGVRRGHRVAVGMVSRWEVVVGVIAVQRLGCTLIPLQDVPAPRQSAAKEAIVLAALRAGQAAWCVVPASSVPAYELTVGEACLAAQVLPLEELAAYESAEGAPEFLPMDADEPLLIQFSSGSTAQPKGVCLTAGNVASHVEAVTRVLRGPVTDTIVSWLPLYHDMGLIGALFTSLWAGATTVLMRPQDFVRNPLAWIEALGRYRATITMAPQFAYSLCVARSQGANAWEKLQATDLSTLRVALNGSETVHWELSRAFADRFAALGLHPNALQPAYGLAENCVAVTLRTPLSAVPSRRLSRTALANGIVMAAGDDEGEDAVQTTVGNGTPIHGTRVSIRNDDGRELGPGAVGQIHFAGTSATAEYAVGEGERRPASTDGWVPTGDLGALIDGELHVIGRIKEIIKSGGRTFVPSDIEAALATRLADHLAGAAVFGCYDAAGGAEQVVVVAEAGRAARGEVADELPGRIRLAVLQEFQLPVHDVVIVRARTIPRTSSGKIQRVRIRDAYARGELHALAEA, via the coding sequence ATGATGCCGAGCACCGCCGAAGACGCCCGCTTCCGCAGCCTGGCCGAGGTGATCCGCGCCCACGCGGCCGATCCCGAGCGCCTGGCCCTCGTCTTCCCCGTCGCCGGGGCGGAGGAGCGGATCACGTACGCGGACCTGTGGGAGCGCGCCGGCCGCTTCGCCGCCGCCCTCGCCGCGCGCGGCGTCCGCCGGGGTCACCGCGTCGCCGTCGGCATGGTCTCACGCTGGGAGGTCGTCGTCGGCGTGATCGCCGTTCAGCGGCTCGGCTGCACGCTGATCCCGCTGCAGGACGTGCCCGCGCCGCGCCAGAGCGCCGCGAAGGAGGCCATCGTCCTCGCAGCCTTGCGCGCCGGGCAGGCCGCGTGGTGCGTCGTTCCCGCATCGTCCGTCCCCGCGTACGAGTTGACGGTGGGCGAAGCCTGCCTCGCCGCGCAGGTGCTCCCGCTGGAAGAGCTTGCGGCGTACGAGTCGGCGGAGGGCGCGCCCGAGTTCTTGCCGATGGATGCGGACGAGCCGCTGCTGATCCAGTTCTCGTCCGGCAGCACGGCGCAGCCCAAGGGCGTCTGCCTCACGGCCGGCAACGTCGCATCGCACGTAGAAGCGGTCACCCGCGTCCTCCGCGGTCCGGTGACCGACACCATCGTGAGCTGGCTGCCGCTGTACCACGACATGGGGCTCATCGGCGCGCTGTTCACGTCGCTGTGGGCGGGCGCGACGACCGTGCTCATGCGGCCGCAGGACTTCGTTCGCAACCCGCTGGCGTGGATCGAGGCGCTGGGCCGCTACCGCGCGACCATCACCATGGCGCCGCAGTTCGCCTACTCGCTCTGCGTCGCGCGGAGCCAGGGCGCCAACGCGTGGGAGAAGCTCCAGGCGACCGACCTCTCCACGTTGCGCGTCGCCCTCAACGGCAGCGAGACGGTGCACTGGGAGCTTTCGCGCGCCTTCGCGGACCGGTTCGCGGCGCTGGGGCTGCATCCCAACGCGCTCCAGCCCGCCTACGGCCTGGCGGAGAACTGCGTCGCCGTGACGCTGCGCACCCCGCTCTCCGCCGTCCCGTCGCGCCGCCTGAGCCGCACCGCGCTGGCGAACGGCATCGTCATGGCCGCGGGGGACGACGAAGGGGAGGATGCGGTGCAGACCACCGTCGGCAACGGCACGCCCATCCACGGCACGCGCGTCTCCATCCGCAACGACGATGGGCGCGAGCTTGGGCCGGGCGCCGTCGGCCAGATCCACTTCGCCGGCACCTCCGCCACGGCCGAGTACGCGGTCGGCGAGGGCGAGCGGCGCCCCGCATCTACCGACGGCTGGGTGCCCACGGGAGACCTGGGCGCGCTGATCGACGGCGAGCTGCACGTGATCGGGCGCATCAAGGAGATCATCAAGAGCGGCGGGCGCACCTTCGTGCCGTCGGACATCGAGGCGGCGCTGGCGACGCGGCTGGCGGACCATCTCGCGGGCGCGGCGGTCTTCGGCTGCTACGACGCGGCGGGCGGTGCCGAGCAGGTCGTCGTCGTCGCGGAAGCCGGACGGGCAGCGCGCGGCGAGGTGGCGGACGAGCTTCCGGGCCGCATCCGCCTGGCGGTGCTCCAGGAGTTCCAGCTTCCCGTGCACGACGTGGTCATCGTCCGCGCGAGGACGATCCCGCGCACCTCGAGCGGCAAGATCCAGCGTGTCCGCATCCGCGATGCCTACGCGCGGGGGGAGCTGCATGCGCTCGCCGAAGCGTAA
- a CDS encoding acyl-CoA dehydrogenase family protein, translating into MDLGLASSERAFSVDASSADSHAGVGGSASPVPPARIPVVAPAPEPFAGSDAHRRFRERIGVLVSGYVLPNLPRWEREETLPREFFRTCGRAGMLGLMAPPEHGGTGLGYSYAVAQVEELMRHRAASPAVSLMVQSNTLCPALATFGSDEVKREVLAPLAGGEAIGSLGATEPTGGSALPQTVRCTAEREGAEWVVTGEKMYITNAPIADWVLLLARTSAGAGPFTMSLIAVPTDLPGFEVVAQHRKMGLGASPTGHIRLDRVRVPARFLVGRAGHGYPHAAHVLCHERLLIAIGSLAYARSLVDDAAERLRGTGDAGRPARLAVARMRARLEAARAFAYAAAVDVCAGVTDAGTTSMAKFALCELAQRVAAECARLHGPAAAWSDGGMEAALREVRVLSVFAGTSETMRELYGSRLATLMKRATLDAED; encoded by the coding sequence ATGGATCTCGGCCTCGCATCCTCCGAGCGCGCCTTCTCCGTGGACGCTTCGTCTGCCGACAGCCATGCGGGCGTGGGCGGCTCCGCATCTCCCGTCCCGCCCGCCCGCATCCCCGTGGTCGCGCCGGCGCCGGAGCCGTTCGCCGGGTCGGACGCGCACCGGCGGTTCCGGGAGCGGATCGGCGTCCTCGTCAGCGGCTACGTCCTGCCGAACCTGCCGCGCTGGGAGCGCGAGGAGACGCTGCCGCGCGAGTTCTTCCGCACCTGCGGCCGGGCGGGCATGCTGGGGCTGATGGCGCCGCCGGAGCACGGCGGAACCGGCCTGGGCTACTCGTACGCCGTCGCGCAGGTGGAGGAGCTGATGCGCCACCGCGCCGCCAGCCCCGCCGTGAGCCTGATGGTGCAGTCCAACACGCTCTGCCCGGCGCTCGCCACCTTCGGCAGCGACGAGGTGAAGCGCGAGGTGCTGGCGCCGCTCGCGGGCGGCGAAGCCATCGGCTCGCTGGGCGCGACCGAGCCCACCGGCGGCTCCGCGCTGCCGCAGACGGTGCGCTGCACGGCCGAGCGCGAGGGGGCTGAGTGGGTGGTGACGGGCGAGAAGATGTACATCACCAACGCGCCCATCGCGGACTGGGTGCTGCTGCTGGCGCGCACCTCGGCCGGCGCGGGCCCGTTCACGATGTCGCTGATCGCGGTGCCGACGGATCTCCCGGGCTTCGAGGTCGTGGCGCAGCACCGGAAGATGGGCCTCGGCGCGTCGCCCACGGGGCACATCCGGCTGGACCGCGTGCGCGTTCCCGCCCGCTTCCTCGTCGGTCGCGCGGGCCACGGCTACCCGCATGCCGCCCACGTGCTCTGCCACGAGCGGCTGCTCATCGCCATCGGCTCGCTTGCGTACGCGCGCTCGCTGGTGGACGACGCGGCGGAACGGCTTCGGGGGACGGGAGATGCGGGGCGGCCCGCGCGGCTGGCCGTCGCGCGGATGCGGGCGCGGCTGGAGGCGGCGCGCGCCTTCGCGTACGCCGCCGCGGTGGACGTGTGCGCGGGCGTGACCGACGCGGGCACCACGTCGATGGCCAAGTTCGCGCTGTGCGAGCTGGCCCAGCGCGTCGCGGCGGAGTGCGCGCGGCTGCACGGCCCCGCCGCGGCGTGGAGCGACGGCGGCATGGAGGCCGCCCTGCGCGAGGTGCGCGTGCTGAGCGTGTTCGCCGGCACGTCCGAGACCATGCGCGAGCTGTACGGCAGCCGCCTGGCCACGCTGATGAAGCGCGCGACCCTGGATGCGGAGGACTGA